In a genomic window of Virgibacillus sp. SK37:
- a CDS encoding sodium:solute symporter yields the protein MGWYLAYMVIYFIFMFSMGFYYFFKVKTYDDYLIGGWNMGYWSIVGTIISTWCGAAVFIGWVGMGFTVGISGFFKFALPGIGFCLLLILLFAAPLRRQKLYTLADLFGERFGGKSGIIPSVLSAFIYSVPTLALQIVGMSTIFKIGLGLEAKWGIALSFVLILGFTILGGLPATIITDAIQSIIVIVGIVILFITSIVYAGGFGEIANNTAPEYLSVVGPFGIGEVLLYALSVAPFYLVWQSTWQRIFASKSEKVAKRAGATGFVIAGAISVLPFTIGLIARQYVPLDMDPDLLFSYVTAELLTPAIGGIVLIGLLAALMTGSTSFILQGSSNLTRDLYQRLMRKDANQKQLMLSSRLSVIIISVLGLIVAYLLTDIVTAYQWALRLSATVLIFPFLAIMFWRRVTKIGVLTSMFLALIATSIWPFLDLQIDHTVFGFLVSLISLIIVSLITKHDDTEQIKAVFWEDLASANITNDTDFKEGAS from the coding sequence ATGGGTTGGTATTTAGCTTATATGGTCATTTATTTTATCTTTATGTTTAGTATGGGTTTTTATTATTTTTTTAAGGTGAAAACCTATGATGATTACTTGATTGGCGGATGGAATATGGGTTATTGGTCAATTGTTGGAACCATAATCAGTACTTGGTGTGGGGCTGCTGTGTTTATCGGTTGGGTAGGCATGGGGTTCACAGTGGGAATATCAGGTTTCTTCAAGTTTGCTTTACCGGGAATCGGTTTCTGTCTTTTATTAATTCTACTGTTTGCTGCACCCTTAAGAAGACAGAAGTTATACACATTAGCTGATTTGTTTGGAGAACGATTTGGAGGGAAATCTGGAATAATACCTTCTGTACTATCGGCTTTTATTTATTCTGTTCCAACCCTGGCATTACAAATTGTTGGTATGTCTACTATATTTAAAATTGGACTCGGTTTAGAAGCAAAATGGGGGATAGCACTTTCCTTTGTTTTAATTCTTGGCTTTACAATATTAGGTGGATTGCCTGCAACCATTATTACAGATGCAATACAGTCCATCATAGTAATTGTTGGTATTGTCATATTATTTATTACTAGTATTGTTTATGCTGGAGGTTTTGGGGAAATCGCAAATAATACTGCCCCAGAGTACCTATCAGTTGTAGGCCCATTTGGTATTGGGGAAGTCCTCTTATATGCATTGTCAGTAGCCCCATTTTATCTTGTGTGGCAATCAACCTGGCAACGAATTTTTGCATCAAAAAGTGAAAAAGTGGCAAAAAGAGCAGGTGCTACTGGGTTTGTCATTGCTGGCGCAATATCAGTTCTGCCATTTACTATTGGATTGATTGCTCGGCAATATGTCCCTTTAGATATGGATCCTGATTTACTATTTTCCTATGTAACTGCTGAACTATTAACTCCTGCAATTGGTGGAATTGTTCTAATCGGCCTTCTAGCTGCACTAATGACAGGCTCAACATCATTCATATTACAGGGTAGTTCAAACTTAACGAGAGATTTATACCAGCGTCTAATGAGAAAAGATGCTAATCAAAAGCAACTTATGCTGTCTTCCAGGCTTTCTGTCATAATCATCTCTGTTCTAGGTTTAATTGTAGCTTACTTATTAACAGATATAGTAACTGCTTACCAGTGGGCATTAAGACTCTCTGCAACTGTGCTTATTTTTCCTTTTCTCGCTATTATGTTCTGGAGAAGAGTTACCAAAATTGGTGTTTTAACTAGTATGTTCCTTGCTTTAATAGCTACAAGTATTTGGCCTTTTCTAGACCTTCAAATAGACCATACTGTTTTTGGCTTCCTTGTTTCTCTAATAAGTTTAATAATAGTAAGTTTAATCACAAAGCATGATGATACTGAACAGATAAAAGCTGTCTTCTGGGAAGACTTAGCATCTGCAAATATAACGAATGACACCGATTTTAAGGAGGGAGCATCATGA
- a CDS encoding nucleoside hydrolase: MRRVIIDTDTAGDDTIALLTTLHHFQVEGVTITAGNVDFDQEVENALYTIQVANPESYVPVYKGLERPLNATGMHQHRTVEDVHGKDGMGDAFFEKAKQLPEAGHAIDFIIDTVKKNPGEIELLAIAPLTNIAMAIKKEPSIIKDIPHIYIMGGTNNYLGNITAAAEYNFYVDPEAANIVLQSGIPLTMVGWDMCVNYSIMDDADHEDIRKLATKGSQFFMDINQVVMKFNKEVHRLPGTTHPDTLLAAIAADESIMTKATDYYVEVETQGKLTRGYSLVDINNRSGNKPNVRVCEAVDREKFKTVLLDVLGAID; encoded by the coding sequence TTGAGACGTGTAATTATCGATACAGATACAGCAGGGGATGACACAATCGCCCTATTAACTACACTCCATCATTTTCAGGTGGAGGGTGTAACGATTACGGCTGGCAATGTTGATTTTGATCAAGAGGTAGAAAATGCGCTTTATACGATTCAAGTCGCCAATCCAGAGAGCTATGTTCCTGTCTATAAGGGACTAGAAAGACCACTCAACGCTACAGGCATGCATCAGCATCGCACAGTAGAGGATGTGCACGGTAAGGATGGAATGGGAGATGCTTTTTTTGAAAAAGCAAAACAGCTTCCTGAAGCTGGCCATGCCATCGATTTTATTATCGATACAGTGAAGAAAAATCCCGGAGAGATTGAATTATTGGCGATCGCTCCTTTAACGAATATTGCAATGGCAATTAAAAAGGAACCATCTATTATCAAGGATATCCCTCATATTTACATTATGGGTGGTACAAACAATTACTTAGGAAACATTACGGCAGCAGCGGAGTATAACTTTTACGTTGATCCTGAGGCAGCCAATATTGTCCTACAATCCGGCATCCCGCTTACGATGGTAGGATGGGATATGTGCGTGAATTATTCGATTATGGATGATGCAGATCATGAGGATATTAGAAAACTTGCCACAAAAGGCTCGCAATTTTTTATGGATATTAATCAGGTAGTAATGAAATTTAACAAGGAAGTTCATCGTCTGCCAGGGACTACCCATCCAGATACATTGCTTGCAGCCATCGCCGCAGATGAAAGCATTATGACGAAGGCAACGGATTACTATGTCGAAGTGGAAACACAGGGGAAACTGACACGTGGCTACAGTCTTGTTGATATTAATAATCGAAGCGGAAATAAGCCAAATGTACGCGTGTGTGAAGCAGTTGATCGAGAGAAGTTTAAGACAGTGTTGCTCGATGTTTTGGGCGCAATTGATTGA